From the genome of Oryza glaberrima chromosome 1, OglaRS2, whole genome shotgun sequence:
AGGCACCTGATTATGTATGGAGGTTCTCATCATACTTTTGTTTcctgaaaaaaaactgaaacagTTCAGCACTCCTGAAGACCTCTTTGCTCTAGCTGGTATAGGATTTGCAGGGATTGCCGCATTATGGGCTTCTATAAATCTTGTAGAGGTAACTTCCAGATGATCTAGCTTCAAATGTGCAGTTTTTCGATTGTTGGAATAAGAGCGTTTTCATGATAATACAATAAATCAACTTCAGGTCATCGACAAGCTTCCTGTTCTCCCTCTACTCTTTGAATTAATTGGCATATTGGTTGCATGGGTAAGTTTTAGGCAGCGACTATTCTCCTTTATGAATTATATTTTCTAATCTTATGAATCTTCACTGTTCAACTCTTTGCAGTTGTTCATATATCAAAACCTACTATTCAAGCCAGACAGGTAACTTTGTAATCGCCATATATCACACTTGCAAAAGTTTACATGGATCTGTTTGAGAAATGGCTCCATTTCTGTATATTTACATAGCAGATGCTTCCAAGCTTGAAAGATCTAACTTGCTTTGTATCATTAACAAGCCCTTAGAGATCTTACTTTTTTTGAATCATTGATGAGAAGATACTGATAGTTTGATATACTTTACGATGAAGTTCTATGGAACTTTCACATTTACACACAACATAACGTCAATTTCTTTTTGGTTTGCTGCACTATGCCTGCATACCTGCACCATTGAGAATACTGGATATATATTGAACTGGCACCGTACTGACACTTTATAATGCAGCTCGGGACATCTGTATTATCGTTCTGAGCACCATAGTTGAAGAGTTTCTTTTGTTGCACTTTCTTACTAGCCCAGTTGTTTTTCTGCAGGGAAAAGTTTCTGAACAACATCAAGAGTTCCGTATCTCGCGTCTTGGGGCAGTAATTTGAGGCAAAAATGGAGCACAAGCAGCCTTAACTCTTGCCGTCGTGATTCGCTTTCTTCAGGCCTGGAGAAACCAATGAATATTTAACTGTATGTGCAAAATGTGAGAAGCTTGTTTTCGCCATTGTCCACTCAAGAAGCAATGTCCATTTCATGTACAGGATATAGTGATATCAAGTGttctattaatagaaaaaaaaagtctttctTGATCCCTGCTCCCTGCATTATTTTCAACAGAAAATTGCGGCTGATCGATATGATATTTAAGGATAAATCCATGAAATAGACGTCTCCACTTTCCAGTACTCATATGCATCCATGTTTTGCGGCACATTGCAGCGGAATAACTTCATCGGAAAAGAGTGTTACAGTATGAACTGAAGGCAAATTTGGAGATAAGATGGTTCTGCAATTCTGCTATTCTGGTAGTTGCCAATAGGATGAAGTATGGCTTCACACTTTCACAAAAAAGTTTGAAGCGTAGGTGAACCAGTCTGGAACTATTACCATTTACAACCAGCCACAACCAATATGAATTAATCGCGTAAAGTGGAATAATCTCATCTAAAATACTAGCATGGTGATTGGCAAAATTTCACGAGGGAAATGGTAAAGGTAAAGGAACAAACAATGTAGACACTAAGATAAAGGCTAAATGCATATTTATGACTAAGCTAACTATCCAACATTACACTTATTTTTACCAATGAGAACAAATTGGAGCTTTCTTGAACCTAAGACAAGAATGAAGACTGATACAAGCTTCTGATCAACATGTTAGAGGGAGAAAACATGATTCTCTTGACCATGCTTCCCAAAATACAAACCCCGGACACCTATGTATTTTCATGCTTGGGTTTTTTGTCCAAATGCCCAGTTGCGGAGTTTCCAGCAGCAGGATGTCTACTGGAACTCTGTAGAAATGTTTTTACAACAGGTACATCTACTTCTTTTGAATAAGGTATTCGTGAAACACCATTCGCCTGCATGGGATGGGCAGGCACTTCAGATTTGATTGCCATGGAAAAGTTCTCCTCTGCAAGGAAGAACCATCAGGATCAAACTGTACACGTTTTACAAAGCAAAAAATGGAGAAGTTCAATAATTCTGTATTAGCATGACACATGGGAAATTTCGATGTACCTTTCATTCTTCCGAATGTCACAAGCTTATGGAGACAATCACGGAATTCTGTAAGCACA
Proteins encoded in this window:
- the LOC127784418 gene encoding protein CURVATURE THYLAKOID 1C, chloroplastic-like, encoding MASALAVARPAALVPRGGSESITGNLPMLPAVPSTRFVSGRMRSRNVVAAKAAQDSSEPSSGSVVKYVQSSFSTPEDLFALAGIGFAGIAALWASINLVEVIDKLPVLPLLFELIGILVAWLFIYQNLLFKPDREKFLNNIKSSVSRVLGQ